A stretch of DNA from Coccidioides posadasii str. Silveira chromosome 1, complete sequence:
CTAAGGGGGTTATGCTACTCATGGCGGTAGGAGTTCTCTTGGTGTTAGCTTGCCTTGCTCTTTCTTTATGTGAAAAATGTCGAATATATCTTTTCTGTTTTTAATTCGCCGCAGAGAACAAAGTGACAGGATGCGGCCTTCTGGTGAGAGTTTTAACAAATGCCTGTGCATGGAATAATTGGGGATTGCATGGCTCTTCACGTTTTATTACAATATCAAGCAAAGAAACCCCTTCAATTATGCGCGAAGGTTAGAAATGATACACCTTCATGCATTTCTTCCTAAGCTCCGAATGTCGCAAACTCAAACAAGCATCGGGAATATCCATTTGGGGGTGTATCGGAGATATTGACATCGACGCTGTTAAGTCGAAAATGGGGGGGAATCATGTCATCACTACCACGGCCAACACACAGTCTCTGCTGACAAAACAGCAGATACATAACAATAACATGATAAGCTAAGCTGGGAACGTCGACCTTCTCAAGGCATCATGCACTGATGATCTTGTAATTCCCACCTCCAATCATCTCCAGCTTCCCCTTCGCAACCATTTTGCCAAGAAATTCTCTCAGCTCCTCGCTACTATATGGGAAGCCTCCAGGCACAGCGATCTTCAGCATCATAATAATGCGTTGAAGAGGCATTGCGCCTTGATTGGTCAACATTCCCACGATAAACTGCCAGTAAAGGTTCATTTTTGCCATGGCAGCCGCTTCGGCGGATTCGCGCTCCGCCTCAGCCTTAGCAGCAGCGGCGGCAGCGGAGGCGTCCGAAGTGCTGGCCGTCTTGTCTCTTTCCTGCGCTCCAACAGGTTGGGATGAGCTTTCTTCGTCATCAGGAAGCGTTTCGAGGACAGAGTAAACCTCTGGTGCGGATTCCGTAAGGATACGTTTACTTAGCCAGAACAGACAGGCGCTGCGGACGAGAGATGGAGACATTTCCAGTTGCTCAGCGAGTTCAGAGACGGATTTTGTGACCGGTGAATCTGAGGTAGACGAAGGTGATTGGAAAGAATAAATAACACTTGCTTGCCAGGTAGTGACTTCATCGCTAAATACCCGGTCCTTAAGGTCAAGTTCAACGGTGACAGCCCCTAGACTATTAAGCCAAGTAAGTTTGCGAGATGGCTTTAGTGTTTCAAAGCCTGTAGAATATCGAGCCTGTAGAGAAGAAATTTCCTCGGGAACCTTGAAATTCTGATCTGATAGTGACGGCCAGAATAAACGCGACAGGATCTTCGAGTTCAGTTCAGGTACATGCTCAAGCGTATCACGGCCCATAGAGTGCGCATGCTCTTGCTTGGACTCGAGCTTTTGATCAGCCCGTATCACGGCATCAACGCGCTTTGAATCTAAGACATCACGCATCATAACATCGCAAGCTTGCAGGGCAGCTTCACCAAATCGCAATTTCAACAGCTCCAGTACAGATATTTCAAGATCAtagtctttcttcttcttcagtaaTCGATCACTAAGAACCCGCTGAAGCTCCTTGACGAAGACTTCCTTTGTATCGAAAAGACTGATAAGGCTGCCAATAACATCGGAATGTTTGGCCTTTTTGTAGTCCGCAGCCGCATCTATCGGGTCTGGAATCCAGTTCATATCGTCCCAGTCAAGCTCCCCGCTATTTTCTTGGTGGGCCATCTGCTGCGCTTTCGAAAGCTCGGCTGCAAGCTCTCCTAGGCCGTCGGGACTGCTTTGAATTGGCTTCCCAGCAGAGTCCACGGTACTTTCGAGTAGCCCTCCTACGATGACTTTAACTGTGTCATCGCGTTCTCGGAGATATCGGCGAATAGGGCGAGCTAATCGGTCAAGAAGAACTCCTCTTGGATCTAACTGACGAAAGGCGCGGATAATTGAAATGTACAGTTGTAATATGTCAACTGTGGAGGCTCCGGGATGGAGAAGTCGATTCATGAGCGTTGCAGAGAACGTACTGGTGAGGTAAAACCGTGTGGAGGGATTGGTGGTATAGTGTTTCAAGTCCTCAATGGCACCGGCACTAGCATCCCATTCGACAATAATTTCAAACAGTTCGCTAATTCGAAGTGCACCCAATCGGGCGAGGCCAATTTCTTGCCATCTCTCCACATCATTGAGCGTTACTATAAGGTCATCTGGCTGTTCATCTTCAATGCCTGATGGCTTGAATATGTGCAGCACTTGAACGGCCAGCCGAGCAAAAACGTTTTCAATCCATTGCCGCAAATGTTCAACCACAAGAGACGGCGACTCCCATTCTCCTGCGTATTCAGCGGCTATAAATTCGGTAATAAGGTTATTCATTACCTCTGCAAAGACCTTCTGGGCTTTACTTCCACCGAGCCCAACGTCTTGAACACCCTCAAGCAAACTGAGCAGTTTTTCACGTGCTGCAGTAATGTTAGCGTCCTCGCCATCTGTCATCATACTTATCCGGCGCCTGGCTGACGGCTCAGTTTTCCAGGCCCTGTAGGATATTGAATAAACGGGGTCAATGTCCATCTCATCTTCACCATGCCCGTCTACGGGAGAATATGCAGAGGCGATCTTGTCTTTGATATCGCGCTCAATTCCAAGAATCACAAGACCTTCGGTGGCCAATCGCTCAGAAAGTAGATATGAAAAGTCAGGGTTCTGTAAAGAGTATGTGACAATTGAATGCAGACATTGCTGTAACCTTGTGAAGGCATCCTCATGGGATGTAGGATCTGATAGGGGTAGAATATGATTAAGAAAGGGGGTATAGTATATATTTTGAGCGATCTTTAGCAACCGAATTATTCGCGGGAGCACTCCCTCTTGGCCTCTTTTTTTAAGCTCCTAGATAGCAAGTTAGCCATGCACGGCAAATAGATCGCTGAGCAGTATCCAAACATGAAAAAATGGTATCATATCACCAACCTTGATAAGGGTGTCTCGAAAATTAGTCAAGAAATGCCTCCGAACCTCGTTCGCATACCACGCTTGTAAATCGTACTCCTTTAAGCCAGCTCGGAGTTTCTTGCCTACTGACGAGTCTGATATAACATAAAAGAGAGCATCCAGAATGCTCTGCGACGGTCGCTGCTCGCGTGACCACCGCTTAATCAAATCCTTATCATCCAGGTCATCGTCGTTTCTCCCCTTTGTGCTGAAACTAAGCTTCTCGTCTGGAATCGACAGGAACGCAGTCGCAGTGTGCCATGCTCGATCCCAGGTCACCTGTTCAGGAATCGTATCTGGGTCTGAACGGGGAGTAGATGGGCGCTTCTGCAGACTGGATGACTGGGTGTAGCCAAGAGCGGAAGTGATATCGGGCGTAGGCGAGACAGCACTCAATGGAGCCGGCGGGAATACAGAGTCGAAAACACGCTTGCGGCCAATCGAGATTGGAACATTCGGAAACATGACGGTAAGTGAGGATGGCCCGTGTTGAGAGCGGGAGCGGATGACAGGAGTCCTGACAGCACAGCTTTGGCAATGCGCAAGTAATCTAGTGTCTGGCACAGCTAGTAGTTATCCCATTCTTCCCCCCATCCAACTCAACCTTGGTTCGTGAAGCTGGCTCCCAACAACCTTGGTTAACGCATAACGCGATATCACGTGATCTACAACTCCAACCTTAACTACAGGTTATTGATTAGGTATGGAGCTAGGATGTTTCAGTAGTTGTTGGAAGTGTTCAATTGAGGGCTGGGAACAAGAGTGATTGGCTGTTTGAATTAATTGTTGTAGTTGCAGCACAACAGCAGCAACTGGGGGCTGTACTCCATATACAGATGTATTTTGTGGCTATGGAACTTTCGGCAACTTGGCACTGCGTTTCAGCAAATTTTTCAGGCCAACATTGCCTCTTGACTCTGCTAAATTCGCTGGGGGCAAGGCACATACAGTGCGTACTGAGGATGGCGATTCCACAAGTGCCAATTGCCAACAAGCCATTCGAAGTACTCTTTTCGTCCGGAAGAGGTTTGCAGGCCATAGCTGGAGTATCTCTCTGTATTTGGCTACAATCTGATCAAATCTGCAGGTGGCATAGAAACACAATAAGTACGTACTCTGTGCAAGGATTAAGTTGAAATTATCCATTTTCACGAGTAAATAGATTTTTTTGACTAGGTTCAGCAAGTTAAAATGAATGTAGATCCATACATGAAGAACTATCATGTGGGAATGATCAAAGCTCGCAGTGACGAAATATG
This window harbors:
- a CDS encoding uncharacterized protein (BUSCO:329067at4751~EggNog:ENOG410PJJA~COG:D~BUSCO:1548at33183) — protein: MFPNVPISIGRKRVFDSVFPPAPLSAVSPTPDITSALGYTQSSSLQKRPSTPRSDPDTIPEQVTWDRAWHTATAFLSIPDEKLSFSTKGRNDDDLDDKDLIKRWSREQRPSQSILDALFYVISDSSVGKKLRAGLKEYDLQAWYANEVRRHFLTNFRDTLIKELKKRGQEGVLPRIIRLLKIAQNIYYTPFLNHILPLSDPTSHEDAFTRLQQCLHSIVTYSLQNPDFSYLLSERLATEGLVILGIERDIKDKIASAYSPVDGHGEDEMDIDPVYSISYRAWKTEPSARRRISMMTDGEDANITAAREKLLSLLEGVQDVGLGGSKAQKVFAEVMNNLITEFIAAEYAGEWESPSLVVEHLRQWIENVFARLAVQVLHIFKPSGIEDEQPDDLIVTLNDVERWQEIGLARLGALRISELFEIIVEWDASAGAIEDLKHYTTNPSTRFYLTSTFSATLMNRLLHPGASTVDILQLYISIIRAFRQLDPRGVLLDRLARPIRRYLRERDDTVKVIVGGLLESTVDSAGKPIQSSPDGLGELAAELSKAQQMAHQENSGELDWDDMNWIPDPIDAAADYKKAKHSDVIGSLISLFDTKEVFVKELQRVLSDRLLKKKKDYDLEISVLELLKLRFGEAALQACDVMMRDVLDSKRVDAVIRADQKLESKQEHAHSMGRDTLEHVPELNSKILSRLFWPSLSDQNFKVPEEISSLQARYSTGFETLKPSRKLTWLNSLGAVTVELDLKDRVFSDEVTTWQASVIYSFQSPSSTSDSPVTKSVSELAEQLEMSPSLVRSACLFWLSKRILTESAPEVYSVLETLPDDEESSSQPVGAQERDKTASTSDASAAAAAAKAEAERESAEAAAMAKMNLYWQFIVGMLTNQGAMPLQRIIMMLKIAVPGGFPYSSEELREFLGKMVAKGKLEMIGGGNYKIISA